Proteins co-encoded in one Candidatus Tanganyikabacteria bacterium genomic window:
- a CDS encoding efflux RND transporter periplasmic adaptor subunit, with protein sequence MTTGSEAQVGPQVDVARLLLLRDIGRAFNSSLDLDHIFQLVLEKVTQVLAAEAASLWLIQDNKELFCETAIGPVSHKVRGLRLPWGTGIVGWVSEHAKPVIVSDAQKDKFLSHQVDEDTGFVTRSMICAPMVVRGNCLGAIQIVNKVRNDDLFTKSDLELLVDMATDAAISVENARLYQAESKVKELQALLKISREIVSTLDLDRILKTVVNILSTVVSYERGSIALLEDGTPRLNAISGQQVVDRQDSETRALEEFHRAQAQETGAVRVVAFGDRRVLVLELRDEEGLIGLLALEGKGEFKESQVEIVGILAAQATVAIRNAQLYRQVPTLNIQGLAGIFKGKALSRRRLAVLGGAAALVAALAIVRVPTTLAGSATVLPSDQIKVVATEGGRVVKVLVDEGALVAKGDLLAELDTADLALQRRAAETALAVSRVRSAQLRLMSDQGAISLEEIRARQAEAEIALLDEKLANARLVAPIAGVVVTPRPGEKLGTTLGRGEVLLELANVADMTVDIALPEADVALVAAEQPVALRLLAFPTRQFSGRVALVSPLGTAGPQGPSFAVRARIPNPGTVLRAGMQGTARIEAGRRPLLWTLLRAPVDWLTLAWWRVKP encoded by the coding sequence ATGACCACCGGCTCCGAGGCGCAAGTCGGTCCCCAAGTCGACGTCGCTCGGCTGCTGCTCCTTCGCGACATCGGCCGCGCTTTCAATTCCTCGCTCGATCTCGACCACATCTTCCAGCTCGTCCTCGAAAAGGTCACGCAGGTGCTGGCTGCCGAGGCAGCCTCGCTGTGGCTCATCCAGGACAACAAGGAGCTGTTCTGCGAGACCGCCATCGGGCCGGTGAGCCACAAGGTCAGGGGACTGCGGTTGCCGTGGGGCACGGGCATCGTGGGCTGGGTGTCCGAGCACGCCAAACCGGTCATCGTGTCCGACGCCCAGAAGGACAAGTTCCTGTCGCACCAGGTCGACGAGGACACGGGCTTCGTCACCCGGTCGATGATCTGCGCGCCGATGGTGGTGCGCGGCAACTGCCTCGGCGCCATCCAGATCGTCAACAAGGTCCGCAACGACGACCTGTTCACCAAGTCCGACCTGGAACTCCTTGTGGATATGGCCACCGACGCCGCCATCTCGGTCGAGAACGCGCGGCTCTACCAGGCCGAAAGCAAGGTCAAGGAGCTCCAGGCGCTCCTCAAGATCAGCCGCGAAATAGTCTCGACACTGGATCTCGACCGCATTCTCAAGACGGTCGTGAACATCCTGTCCACCGTCGTGAGCTACGAACGAGGCAGCATCGCGCTGCTCGAGGACGGCACGCCCAGGCTCAACGCGATTTCCGGCCAGCAGGTCGTCGATCGGCAGGATAGCGAGACGAGGGCACTGGAAGAGTTCCACCGCGCGCAGGCCCAGGAGACCGGGGCCGTGCGCGTCGTGGCATTCGGCGACCGCCGCGTCCTGGTCCTGGAACTGCGGGACGAGGAAGGCCTCATCGGCCTGCTTGCGCTGGAGGGCAAGGGCGAGTTCAAGGAGTCGCAGGTCGAGATCGTCGGCATCCTGGCGGCCCAGGCGACCGTCGCCATCCGCAACGCGCAACTCTACCGCCAGGTCCCCACCCTCAACATCCAGGGGCTGGCGGGCATCTTCAAGGGCAAGGCGCTGAGCCGGCGCCGCCTTGCCGTGCTGGGCGGCGCGGCAGCTCTCGTGGCCGCCCTGGCCATCGTGCGGGTGCCCACGACCCTGGCGGGATCGGCCACCGTGCTGCCGTCCGACCAGATCAAGGTGGTGGCGACCGAGGGGGGGCGGGTCGTCAAGGTCCTGGTCGATGAGGGCGCGCTGGTCGCCAAGGGCGACTTGCTCGCGGAACTCGACACCGCCGATCTCGCGCTCCAGCGGAGAGCCGCCGAGACCGCCCTGGCCGTGAGCCGCGTGCGCAGCGCGCAGTTGCGCCTGATGTCGGACCAGGGTGCCATCTCGCTCGAGGAGATCAGGGCGCGGCAGGCCGAAGCCGAGATCGCGCTCCTCGACGAGAAGCTGGCGAACGCTCGCCTGGTCGCCCCCATCGCCGGGGTGGTCGTGACTCCCAGACCCGGGGAGAAGCTGGGCACCACGCTCGGCAGAGGCGAGGTCCTGCTGGAACTGGCGAACGTGGCCGACATGACCGTGGATATCGCCTTGCCCGAGGCGGACGTGGCCCTGGTCGCCGCCGAGCAGCCTGTCGCACTGCGGCTCCTGGCGTTTCCCACGCGCCAGTTCTCGGGCCGGGTGGCGCTCGTCAGCCCCCTGGGCACCGCGGGGCCGCAGGGCCCGAGTTTCGCGGTGCGTGCCCGCATCCCCAACCCGGGAACGGTCCTGCGCGCCGGGATGCAAGGCACGGCCCGGATCGAGGCGGGCCGGCGGCCACTGCTGTGGACGCTCCTGCGCGCCCCGGTCGACTGGTTGACGCTGGCCTGGTGGAGGGTGAAGCCGTGA
- a CDS encoding efflux RND transporter periplasmic adaptor subunit: MRALLGALAALAVVAAPAAAAAPGLVGTVFPYAEIPIVTARGGKVARIPVEEGARVRRGQLLVALDRARPLAEIKLLETQIAHKAALRLEELALATAREDLKRDEQLSQDGTVTPKALDDSRNRVKLAVERVSIERGRLDEQRQTLAMRMRDLAEYDVVSPGDGILTGMLVHQHEIVAAGTKVGDLLQMDRVFVEVFVPAASAGRLRPGTGATVHADGLGAVTARVKVLGQKVDPVSGASRVRLLAPNPGGRLKPGMIVRVRF, from the coding sequence GTGAGAGCTTTGCTCGGAGCGCTCGCGGCCCTGGCGGTCGTGGCGGCGCCGGCCGCGGCGGCGGCTCCCGGTCTGGTGGGAACCGTTTTTCCCTATGCCGAGATCCCCATCGTCACGGCCAGGGGCGGCAAGGTCGCCCGCATCCCGGTCGAGGAGGGCGCTCGCGTGCGCCGCGGCCAGTTGCTCGTGGCCCTGGACAGGGCTCGGCCCCTCGCGGAGATCAAGCTCCTGGAGACGCAAATCGCCCACAAGGCCGCTCTCCGGCTGGAAGAACTCGCTCTGGCCACCGCCCGGGAGGATCTCAAGCGCGACGAGCAGCTTTCGCAGGACGGCACGGTGACGCCCAAGGCCCTCGACGACTCGCGCAATCGCGTGAAGCTGGCCGTGGAGCGGGTCTCGATCGAACGCGGGCGCCTCGATGAGCAGCGCCAGACGCTCGCCATGCGCATGCGCGACCTGGCCGAGTACGACGTGGTCTCCCCCGGAGACGGCATTCTCACGGGCATGCTGGTCCACCAGCACGAGATCGTGGCGGCCGGCACGAAGGTCGGCGATCTCCTGCAGATGGACCGGGTCTTCGTCGAGGTATTCGTCCCGGCCGCCTCCGCGGGGCGCCTCCGCCCGGGGACCGGCGCCACGGTGCATGCCGACGGCCTCGGCGCCGTCACCGCTCGGGTCAAGGTCCTCGGCCAGAAGGTGGATCCCGTGTCCGGGGCCTCGCGGGTGCGCCTGCTGGCTCCCAATCCGGGCGGGCGCCTCAAGCCCGGCATGATCGTGCGGGTGCGCTTCTGA